From the genome of Leptolyngbya iicbica LK, one region includes:
- a CDS encoding peptidoglycan DD-metalloendopeptidase family protein: MPSVAGGSNTLPSFGSARPEAAPAIFHTVTDGETIWGIAEQHGLTVEAIRAANGMAEDQVIQVGQVLKVPTVDETDTQELPAYSVSSLNLSVTPAQSPATPDLTVAALPEASMPGMMQATIVDELPEATSAESSLDAAAELGVSEASGLDEASINAEPLGQNSGLSKTDLLRSSKPLASLPTAQPQVESVQEFADQLGVPAEQPEGSQKATVSPRTEIFRDRGNEFTHRVGSGETIWSIARSYGLDPDDLQALNQVADSRRLMPGDELVIPATEATLASVADVDGLRPHQADSSEQIVAALPDVAVVPTSAAAVDLTKVELGRNSAASSSPTVEAEADPFVATLLSQATASTELRSDQAEALKQSSDLSAASDARDVERLAAAPEVARGANEVALNPQFVNNSEPEALDVEAELEADNLLAAAPLGSEVYSPIVENATGRVVTPEMPMLPGQDAYLPEAPNRFDGYMWPAQGVLTSGYGWRWGRMHRGVDIAGPVGTPIYAAAPGVVVSSGWNSGGYGNLVDIRHADGSMTRYAHNSRLIVRAGQQVRQGQQIAEMGSTGFSTGPHLHFEIHIPNQGTVNPIAMLPRSR; encoded by the coding sequence TTGCCTTCTGTTGCTGGTGGCTCCAATACGTTGCCATCCTTTGGCTCTGCCCGCCCCGAAGCTGCCCCCGCCATTTTTCACACGGTTACCGACGGTGAAACTATTTGGGGGATTGCTGAGCAGCATGGCCTAACCGTCGAAGCCATTCGCGCCGCCAACGGCATGGCTGAGGATCAGGTAATCCAGGTGGGTCAGGTACTGAAAGTCCCAACTGTTGATGAAACTGATACTCAAGAATTACCAGCCTACTCGGTTTCGTCGCTCAATCTCTCCGTCACGCCAGCGCAGTCGCCAGCCACTCCAGACTTGACTGTGGCAGCGCTGCCAGAAGCATCGATGCCGGGGATGATGCAGGCCACTATCGTTGATGAGCTGCCTGAGGCCACTTCGGCAGAAAGTTCATTAGACGCAGCTGCTGAGCTGGGAGTAAGCGAAGCATCAGGCCTGGATGAGGCTTCTATCAATGCAGAGCCCCTGGGTCAAAATAGCGGCTTGTCAAAGACAGATTTGCTGAGAAGTAGTAAGCCCCTTGCTTCACTCCCGACAGCGCAACCTCAGGTTGAGTCGGTACAAGAATTTGCCGACCAGTTAGGAGTTCCTGCTGAGCAACCGGAAGGTTCCCAGAAGGCTACGGTTAGCCCGAGAACCGAGATATTCCGCGATCGCGGTAATGAGTTTACTCATCGGGTCGGTTCTGGAGAAACTATCTGGTCGATTGCTCGCAGTTACGGACTTGATCCTGATGATTTGCAAGCCCTGAACCAAGTTGCTGATTCCCGGCGTTTGATGCCAGGGGATGAGCTTGTAATTCCGGCTACTGAGGCAACACTTGCTAGCGTTGCGGATGTTGACGGGCTGCGTCCTCATCAAGCAGATTCTTCTGAGCAGATAGTGGCTGCTTTGCCTGATGTTGCCGTTGTGCCGACCAGTGCTGCTGCTGTTGACTTGACGAAGGTTGAACTTGGTCGTAACTCGGCTGCCAGCAGTTCTCCGACAGTCGAAGCTGAAGCCGATCCGTTTGTGGCTACTTTGTTGTCTCAGGCGACAGCTTCCACAGAGTTACGCTCTGATCAGGCTGAGGCATTAAAGCAGTCATCTGACCTCTCGGCGGCGAGCGATGCTCGTGATGTAGAGAGGCTGGCTGCTGCACCTGAGGTTGCCCGGGGAGCCAACGAAGTTGCCCTGAATCCTCAGTTTGTCAACAACTCCGAGCCAGAAGCTTTAGATGTTGAGGCGGAGCTTGAGGCTGATAATCTGCTAGCGGCAGCGCCGTTGGGCTCTGAAGTGTATTCTCCCATTGTGGAGAATGCGACTGGTCGCGTTGTCACCCCCGAGATGCCGATGTTGCCCGGGCAAGATGCTTACTTGCCTGAGGCTCCTAACCGGTTTGATGGTTACATGTGGCCAGCTCAGGGCGTTCTGACGTCTGGCTATGGCTGGCGCTGGGGGCGTATGCATCGTGGTGTCGATATTGCTGGTCCTGTGGGGACGCCAATTTATGCGGCAGCTCCTGGCGTTGTTGTGAGTTCCGGCTGGAATTCGGGTGGTTATGGCAATCTTGTGGACATTCGCCATGCTGATGGGAGTATGACTCGCTATGCTCACAACAGTCGCCTGATTGTTCGGGCTGGCCAGCAAGTTCGTCAAGGTCAACAAATTGCTGAGATGGGTAGCACTGGATTTAGTACTGGTCCTCATTTGCACTTTGAGATTCATATTCCCAACCAGGGAACGGTGAATCCCATTGCGATGTTGCCTCGTAGCCGATAA
- a CDS encoding DEAD/DEAH box helicase — protein MPSPVLNLATLFPFQLDSFQKDAIRALDEGQSVVVCAPTGSGKTLVGEYAIHRALDRGKRVFYTTPLKALSNQKLRDFREQFGVDNVGLLTGDIAINRDAAIVVMTTEVFRNMLYGTRIGEVGTSLVDVEAVVLDECHYMNDRQRGTVWEESIIYCPPELQIVALSATVENGGQLTDWLSQVHGPTQLIYSDFRPVPLHFHYCHSKGLFPLLNAQQSGLNPRLKQRRKNPKQRSKKDALAIPYVVGQLHQREMLPAIYFIFSRRGCDRAVTAMGNVSLVNDAEAAQLKLKIDEFMAWNPDAGRAGQVEPLYRGIAAHHAGILPAWKGLVEELFQAGLIKVVFATETLAAGINMPARTTVVSSLSKRTDSGHRLLMASEFLQMSGRAGRRGMDELGHVVTVETPFEGAREAAYLATVGPDPLVSQFTPSYGMVLNLLQRHTLEEARTLVERSFGQYLANVQLAPQQQAIADLKDEIEHVRAQVEAFDEEVFADFENLRERLREEKRLLKILQQQAAEVLKGDMGPALAFAVAGTTISLKGKHVPVSAPLPAVIVTKVPGSGQFPYLICLSQDNQWFVVTTGDVVGLHAEYTRVAAVDDLEPPAGLPHKPGAHYPGDAHTATIACQVPQPPPLEEIAPEVKEQLARTHEVEERMATHPAREYGNPKKTLKQYRRIQRLESDLRDRQQALARSSDRYWQEFVSIMAVLEEFGCLADNQPTPLGETAAAIRGDNELWLGLALASGEFDALTPAQLASACAALVTESARPDTWVDYDHSTPVDNALGGLRQLRREIFQQQRRHDVMFPIWLEYDLIGLVERWVEFGEKANLAAPEGFEEKREAGSDRSDWTELCDHTSLDEGDIVRVLRRTLDFLSQIPHVPHITDALRTNARQACEWMNRFPVNEN, from the coding sequence GTGCCTAGTCCAGTGCTTAATCTGGCAACGCTGTTCCCGTTTCAACTTGATTCCTTTCAAAAAGACGCTATTCGCGCGCTGGATGAAGGCCAATCCGTCGTGGTGTGTGCCCCCACCGGCTCCGGTAAAACCTTGGTGGGCGAATATGCCATTCATCGCGCCCTCGATCGCGGCAAACGAGTCTTTTACACCACGCCCCTCAAAGCGCTTTCCAATCAAAAACTGCGGGACTTTCGCGAACAGTTTGGCGTTGACAATGTCGGCTTGCTCACGGGGGATATTGCTATCAACCGCGATGCGGCGATCGTGGTGATGACGACGGAAGTATTTCGCAACATGCTTTACGGCACCCGCATTGGCGAGGTGGGCACCTCGTTGGTGGATGTGGAAGCCGTCGTGCTGGACGAATGTCACTACATGAACGATCGCCAGCGGGGCACCGTTTGGGAAGAGTCGATCATTTACTGTCCGCCTGAGCTGCAAATCGTGGCGCTGTCGGCCACGGTCGAAAATGGCGGTCAACTGACGGACTGGCTGAGTCAGGTGCATGGCCCGACCCAGCTAATCTATTCGGATTTTCGGCCCGTGCCGCTGCACTTTCACTATTGCCATAGCAAGGGCTTATTTCCCCTTCTCAATGCTCAACAGTCGGGCCTTAATCCCCGGTTAAAGCAGCGCCGCAAAAACCCTAAACAGCGCAGCAAGAAAGATGCGCTGGCGATTCCCTATGTGGTCGGGCAACTGCATCAGCGGGAGATGTTACCGGCGATTTACTTCATCTTTAGTCGGCGGGGGTGCGATCGCGCCGTCACGGCCATGGGCAACGTCTCGTTAGTCAACGACGCCGAAGCCGCCCAACTCAAGCTCAAGATTGACGAATTTATGGCGTGGAATCCCGATGCGGGCCGCGCTGGACAAGTAGAGCCCCTGTATCGGGGCATCGCCGCCCACCACGCCGGGATTTTGCCCGCTTGGAAAGGGCTGGTAGAAGAACTCTTTCAAGCTGGATTGATCAAGGTCGTCTTTGCCACTGAGACGCTGGCGGCGGGGATCAACATGCCCGCCCGCACCACGGTGGTTTCCAGTTTGTCCAAGCGGACGGACAGTGGTCATCGCTTGCTGATGGCGTCGGAGTTTTTGCAAATGTCCGGGCGGGCTGGCCGTCGGGGCATGGACGAACTGGGCCACGTCGTCACGGTGGAAACGCCGTTTGAGGGCGCTCGCGAGGCGGCATATTTAGCCACGGTTGGCCCTGATCCCCTGGTGAGTCAATTCACCCCCAGCTATGGCATGGTGCTCAATCTGCTGCAGCGCCACACGTTAGAAGAAGCCCGGACCCTGGTCGAGCGCAGCTTTGGGCAGTATTTGGCGAATGTGCAGCTCGCGCCCCAGCAGCAAGCGATCGCCGACCTCAAGGACGAAATCGAGCATGTGCGCGCCCAGGTCGAAGCCTTTGATGAAGAAGTGTTTGCCGACTTTGAAAATCTGCGGGAACGCCTGCGGGAAGAAAAGCGCCTGCTGAAAATTTTGCAGCAACAGGCCGCCGAAGTTTTAAAGGGTGACATGGGGCCAGCGCTGGCCTTTGCCGTCGCGGGAACGACGATTTCGTTGAAGGGCAAGCACGTCCCGGTATCGGCTCCGCTGCCCGCCGTGATTGTGACCAAAGTGCCGGGCTCCGGTCAGTTTCCCTATTTGATTTGCCTGAGCCAAGACAACCAGTGGTTTGTGGTCACTACGGGCGATGTCGTCGGCCTCCATGCGGAATATACCCGCGTCGCAGCGGTCGATGATTTGGAACCGCCCGCCGGGTTGCCCCACAAACCCGGCGCTCACTATCCCGGCGATGCCCATACCGCCACGATCGCCTGTCAGGTGCCCCAACCCCCGCCGTTGGAAGAAATTGCCCCCGAGGTGAAAGAGCAGTTGGCCCGCACCCACGAGGTGGAAGAGCGCATGGCCACCCATCCCGCTCGCGAGTATGGCAATCCCAAAAAGACGCTCAAGCAATATCGCCGCATCCAGCGCTTAGAGTCGGATCTGCGAGATCGCCAGCAGGCCCTGGCCCGGTCGAGCGATCGCTATTGGCAAGAATTTGTCAGCATCATGGCCGTGCTAGAAGAGTTCGGGTGTTTAGCCGATAACCAACCCACCCCCCTGGGAGAAACCGCCGCCGCCATTCGGGGCGACAATGAGTTATGGCTAGGATTGGCCCTCGCTTCCGGCGAATTTGACGCCCTGACTCCGGCTCAACTCGCGTCGGCTTGCGCGGCTCTGGTCACCGAAAGTGCTCGCCCCGATACATGGGTCGACTACGATCATTCCACCCCGGTGGATAACGCCCTCGGCGGCTTACGCCAGCTCCGTCGCGAAATCTTTCAGCAGCAGCGCCGCCACGATGTCATGTTTCCCATCTGGTTGGAATATGACCTGATTGGCCTGGTGGAACGGTGGGTGGAGTTTGGCGAAAAGGCTAACCTGGCTGCTCCTGAAGGCTTTGAGGAAAAACGCGAAGCGGGCAGCGATCGCAGCGACTGGACAGAACTCTGTGATCACACCAGTTTGGACGAAGGGGACATTGTGCGCGTGTTGCGCCGCACCCTCGACTTCCTCTCCCAAATTCCCCACGTGCCGCACATTACTGACGCGCTGCGCACCAACGCCCGCCAAGCCTGCGAATGGATGAACCGCTTCCCCGTCAACGAAAATTAG
- a CDS encoding tRNA (cytidine(34)-2'-O)-methyltransferase: protein MPRVVLVHPEIPPNTGNIARTCAATRTPLHLVEPLGFELSDRYLKRAGLDYWPYVDLHLHPSWTAFVAAAREQPGRLIGFSKSGVECYTDIEYAPDDWLLFGKETAGLSTDILAACDTTARIPMAEPGVRSLNLSASAAIGLFEALRQMQV, encoded by the coding sequence ATGCCCCGGGTCGTCCTCGTTCATCCTGAAATTCCGCCCAATACTGGCAACATTGCTCGCACCTGCGCCGCCACCCGCACTCCACTTCATTTGGTTGAGCCGTTGGGCTTTGAGTTGAGCGATCGCTATCTCAAACGAGCCGGGCTAGATTACTGGCCATATGTTGATCTGCATCTACATCCGTCTTGGACTGCGTTTGTCGCTGCCGCTCGCGAACAACCGGGACGTCTCATTGGGTTTAGTAAGTCTGGGGTTGAATGCTACACCGATATTGAGTACGCGCCCGATGACTGGCTGCTCTTTGGCAAAGAAACCGCTGGGTTATCAACGGATATTCTGGCTGCCTGCGACACTACTGCTCGGATTCCCATGGCTGAACCGGGGGTGCGCAGCCTAAATTTATCGGCCAGTGCCGCCATTGGTCTATTTGAAGCCCTTCGTCAGATGCAGGTTTAA
- a CDS encoding CPXCG motif-containing cysteine-rich protein yields the protein MQNTSEYRCAFCGELNTTFIDISAGLQQSYVEDCQICCRPNQLYIAIDDHTLEVDIVADYVE from the coding sequence ATGCAGAACACTAGCGAATATCGTTGCGCTTTTTGCGGTGAACTGAATACAACCTTTATCGACATATCAGCGGGTCTGCAACAGAGTTATGTGGAAGATTGTCAAATCTGCTGTCGCCCTAATCAGCTATACATTGCCATTGACGACCATACTTTAGAGGTTGATATTGTGGCTGACTATGTTGAGTGA
- a CDS encoding pirin family protein gives MVASFSSGATVRLRRSCDRGFEDFGWTDNWMTFSFGGYHNPDWMNFGPLRVMVENHIQPHSGFAPHSHRDVEVLTYVVDGTLTHQDSFGHQAEIHAGEMQLISAGSQGMIHSEYNHHEQVEHNYQMWLIPDRAPTRFGYHQLRFAEHERQGCLKLYVSPDGRDGSMPINTDALIYNGRFEASDRINYALKPDRGVWLQVVKGALQVAGHELLAGDGIGIVDTAHIEANFTDLSEILLFDLKMNAPRIW, from the coding sequence ATGGTAGCTAGTTTTTCCTCAGGAGCAACGGTCAGACTGCGCCGAAGTTGCGATCGCGGGTTTGAAGATTTTGGCTGGACCGATAACTGGATGACATTTTCATTCGGTGGTTATCACAATCCTGACTGGATGAATTTCGGTCCGTTAAGGGTCATGGTGGAGAACCATATTCAACCCCATTCAGGCTTTGCACCGCATTCTCATCGCGATGTTGAAGTGTTGACGTATGTGGTTGACGGCACATTGACCCACCAAGATAGCTTTGGGCACCAAGCCGAAATTCATGCTGGCGAAATGCAACTCATCAGTGCGGGTAGTCAGGGAATGATCCATTCTGAGTACAACCACCACGAACAGGTTGAACACAACTACCAAATGTGGCTGATTCCTGATCGGGCCCCGACTCGTTTTGGCTACCATCAGCTTCGATTTGCCGAGCACGAGCGACAGGGATGCCTAAAGCTTTATGTTTCGCCAGATGGCCGCGATGGGTCGATGCCAATCAATACGGATGCCTTAATCTACAATGGGCGATTTGAGGCGAGCGATCGCATTAACTATGCCTTAAAACCAGATCGGGGCGTATGGCTCCAAGTTGTAAAGGGTGCCTTACAGGTGGCAGGGCATGAATTATTAGCAGGAGATGGTATCGGCATTGTCGACACCGCTCACATTGAAGCAAATTTCACTGACCTTAGCGAAATTTTGCTATTTGATTTAAAGATGAATGCACCGCGTATTTGGTAA
- a CDS encoding vitamin K epoxide reductase family protein — MPRRRQETLWIHRWARWIIGAIALMGACGTAYLTVVKVMGGDAACPTGGCDRVLSSPYAEVFGLPLTLFGFLGYLSMAGMALAPLVINPDRQKELRTQLESLTWPLLFIGATAMLVFSGYLMYLLAFEIQAACLYCITSAIFAASMFALTILGRRRDDVGQLAFMGVIVVVVTLVGTLAVYAPINNPQSAQADLPGEVGPAVTTVSGPSEIQLAQHLSATDAKMYGAYWCPHCHDQKQLFGAEAAKEIPYVECAEGGRNAQVSVCRSVEGLTGFPSWEVNGEFLVGAQTLETLADASNYSGPRDFQN; from the coding sequence ATTATTGGCGCGATCGCTTTGATGGGGGCCTGCGGCACTGCTTATCTCACAGTTGTCAAGGTGATGGGCGGTGATGCAGCTTGTCCTACTGGGGGGTGCGATCGTGTCCTTTCTAGTCCCTACGCAGAAGTCTTTGGGCTGCCCTTGACGCTGTTTGGTTTTTTGGGCTATCTCAGCATGGCAGGCATGGCCCTGGCTCCATTAGTCATTAATCCTGACCGGCAAAAAGAGCTCCGCACCCAACTCGAATCTTTGACCTGGCCGCTGCTGTTCATTGGCGCAACAGCGATGCTGGTTTTCAGCGGCTATTTGATGTACTTACTGGCCTTTGAGATTCAGGCTGCCTGCCTCTACTGCATTACCTCAGCGATCTTTGCAGCATCAATGTTTGCGCTTACCATCTTGGGGCGTCGTCGGGATGACGTCGGCCAACTCGCCTTTATGGGTGTCATTGTGGTTGTGGTCACCCTCGTAGGCACGCTGGCCGTTTATGCTCCGATTAATAATCCGCAATCAGCCCAAGCCGACCTTCCTGGGGAGGTTGGCCCAGCCGTCACAACTGTTTCTGGCCCCTCGGAAATTCAACTCGCTCAGCATCTATCGGCAACCGATGCCAAGATGTATGGCGCTTACTGGTGTCCTCACTGCCATGACCAAAAGCAGCTGTTTGGTGCAGAAGCAGCTAAAGAAATTCCTTACGTCGAATGCGCTGAAGGCGGTCGAAATGCTCAAGTCAGTGTCTGTCGCTCAGTAGAAGGCTTAACAGGATTCCCGTCATGGGAAGTCAATGGCGAGTTCCTAGTGGGTGCGCAAACCCTAGAAACCTTGGCTGACGCCTCGAACTATTCCGGTCCCAGAGATTTCCAAAATTAA
- the gshA gene encoding glutamate--cysteine ligase — protein sequence MSLSKGFEVEIYTGTPAGEIIGFSDRIVANLNGFVREPDSRNVEYTTAPLSRYEQLLCELVRPRQTLRTYLQTLGDYTLVPGSTLSSGDTRRFYRSDPQNPYHAYIEQTYHTDVVTASIHINIGIPDTELLMQACRLIRLEAPLYLALTASSPFLDNRATGYHSTRWHLFPQTPAHVPLFASHQHHIDWMEAQLAAGTMQNVRHLWNSVRPNGDRRPYCLNRLELRICDLVINPLHLLAVTALLEARLLQMMADPSLDPLQISQLPAATRADDLVKLAMANEAAVAKASLDATVHHWVDGRAITAHRWIQDLYETLWPIAHQHGFSCFLTPIRTILAEGNEAQRWLALHEQGQTVPEILAIAIRAAAEQDQQLAEELCLPCMA from the coding sequence GTGTCGCTATCTAAAGGGTTTGAAGTCGAAATTTATACGGGAACGCCAGCCGGAGAGATCATTGGCTTCTCGGATCGCATCGTGGCCAATCTCAATGGGTTTGTCCGCGAGCCTGACTCCCGCAATGTGGAATACACGACGGCTCCGCTGAGCCGCTACGAGCAACTGTTATGTGAGCTTGTGCGCCCCCGACAAACGTTGCGCACCTATTTGCAAACCCTCGGCGACTATACCCTCGTGCCGGGCAGTACCCTATCGTCGGGCGACACCCGACGGTTTTATCGCTCTGACCCCCAAAACCCCTATCACGCCTACATTGAGCAGACTTATCATACCGATGTCGTCACCGCGAGCATTCATATTAATATCGGCATTCCTGATACTGAGTTGTTGATGCAAGCGTGCCGCTTGATTCGGCTAGAAGCGCCGCTTTACCTGGCGTTAACTGCCTCATCACCGTTTTTAGACAATCGGGCCACCGGCTATCACTCAACCCGCTGGCACTTATTTCCCCAAACGCCAGCCCATGTCCCCCTATTTGCCAGCCATCAGCACCATATTGATTGGATGGAAGCCCAACTGGCTGCCGGGACGATGCAGAATGTGCGTCACCTATGGAATTCGGTGCGTCCCAATGGCGATCGCCGTCCCTACTGCTTGAATCGGCTGGAACTCCGCATTTGCGATTTAGTGATCAATCCGTTGCATTTGCTCGCAGTGACCGCATTGCTTGAGGCGCGTCTGTTACAGATGATGGCCGACCCCTCTTTAGACCCGTTGCAAATTAGTCAACTACCCGCCGCCACCCGTGCCGATGATTTAGTCAAACTGGCCATGGCAAATGAAGCCGCAGTTGCTAAAGCCAGCCTAGATGCCACTGTGCATCACTGGGTCGATGGTCGGGCCATCACTGCTCACCGCTGGATTCAGGATTTGTATGAAACGCTGTGGCCGATCGCCCATCAGCACGGGTTCAGTTGTTTTCTCACCCCGATTCGCACGATTTTGGCGGAGGGAAATGAGGCCCAACGCTGGCTCGCCCTCCATGAGCAGGGCCAGACCGTACCCGAGATTTTAGCGATCGCCATTCGGGCCGCTGCCGAGCAAGACCAGCAACTCGCCGAAGAACTGTGCCTACCCTGCATGGCTTAG
- a CDS encoding alpha/beta fold hydrolase produces the protein MTYANVFGVPHAYRLTAPANPPSATLVFIHGWLLSQCYWQPVIEQLAADFQCLSYDLRGFGASNQAVDERSHPTLPSRHSSSPHPYSLEAYAEDLGELLNQLELTSPVWLVGHSLGGSIALWAAKLFPQQIQGVICVNAGGGVYLPDEFAQFRQAGKQIVRWRPAWLRHLPLINWAFTRMMVQQPLMLNWGQQRVADLLAAQATAATGVLLESTTEAEVHRLPQVVANLQQPAYFIAGADDTVMEVKYVNHLASFHPLFESVEGNVKILPDCGHMAMVEQPEALTETIQKLVTIAPVSSPVRDSALK, from the coding sequence ATGACTTATGCGAATGTCTTTGGTGTCCCCCACGCTTATCGCCTGACGGCACCGGCAAATCCGCCATCCGCGACGCTGGTATTTATTCATGGCTGGCTCTTGAGTCAATGCTATTGGCAACCGGTCATTGAGCAACTGGCGGCAGACTTTCAATGTTTAAGTTACGACCTTAGAGGCTTTGGGGCATCGAACCAGGCCGTGGACGAGCGATCGCACCCGACGCTGCCTTCTCGCCACTCGTCATCACCTCATCCCTACAGCCTCGAAGCCTATGCCGAAGACTTAGGCGAGTTACTCAACCAATTAGAGCTGACGTCTCCAGTTTGGTTGGTCGGGCACTCTTTGGGCGGCAGCATTGCCTTATGGGCGGCCAAGTTATTTCCTCAGCAAATTCAGGGCGTGATTTGTGTCAATGCGGGCGGCGGCGTGTATTTGCCCGATGAGTTTGCACAATTTCGTCAAGCGGGCAAACAAATTGTCCGGTGGCGCCCCGCTTGGTTGCGACATTTGCCCCTGATCAATTGGGCGTTTACTCGCATGATGGTGCAGCAACCGCTCATGCTGAACTGGGGGCAGCAGCGAGTGGCTGATTTGCTCGCGGCGCAGGCCACAGCCGCTACGGGCGTGCTGCTGGAATCGACGACCGAGGCTGAAGTGCATCGGTTGCCGCAAGTCGTTGCGAACCTGCAACAGCCTGCCTACTTTATTGCGGGGGCTGACGACACCGTGATGGAAGTCAAATACGTCAATCATTTGGCCAGCTTTCATCCCCTGTTTGAAAGCGTTGAGGGCAACGTCAAAATTTTGCCGGATTGTGGCCATATGGCGATGGTTGAACAACCCGAGGCCCTGACCGAGACCATTCAAAAGTTAGTTACGATCGCGCCAGTTTCTTCGCCAGTACGCGACTCTGCGCTGAAATAG
- a CDS encoding GNAT family N-acetyltransferase — protein sequence MGFWKSLFTGAETDTPPRDKDLSAKTLTEVSSQDRGAQIVFSTERDIDLYELEELCDAVGWARRPIRKVRKAIEHSFLVVTMWEVQGNRRRLIGFSRATSDHAFNATIWDVVVHPDYQGKGLGKTLMKQLIKKLRSEDISNVTLFADPHVVDFYRNLGFMPDPEGIKGMFWYPD from the coding sequence ATGGGTTTCTGGAAAAGTTTATTCACTGGTGCTGAGACCGATACGCCCCCCCGGGACAAGGATTTATCAGCGAAAACTCTGACCGAGGTCTCCAGTCAAGATCGCGGTGCACAAATTGTTTTTAGTACGGAACGCGACATTGACCTCTATGAGCTAGAGGAACTGTGCGATGCCGTGGGGTGGGCCAGACGGCCGATTCGGAAGGTCCGGAAAGCGATCGAGCACAGCTTTCTGGTCGTCACTATGTGGGAAGTGCAGGGCAATCGCCGCCGCTTAATCGGCTTTTCGCGGGCGACTTCTGACCATGCCTTCAATGCGACGATCTGGGATGTGGTGGTGCACCCTGACTATCAAGGCAAGGGATTGGGCAAAACGTTGATGAAGCAGCTCATCAAAAAACTCCGCAGCGAAGACATTAGCAATGTCACGCTGTTTGCTGACCCGCATGTGGTGGACTTTTATCGAAATTTGGGCTTTATGCCTGATCCCGAGGGCATCAAAGGCATGTTCTGGTATCCCGATTAA
- the acsF gene encoding magnesium-protoporphyrin IX monomethyl ester (oxidative) cyclase, with protein sequence MVSTVSPSPSVKTAVEENLLTPRFYTTDFDKAAQMDLSAGEADLQAMVAEMRADYNRYHFVRNEAFDQAWDHIQGEERQAFIDYLERSCVSEFSGFLLFKELSRKLKGRNPLLAEIFHLMARDEARHAGFINKAMADFNISLDLAKLTKNRTYTFFPVEWVIYAVYLSEKIGYWRYILIFHHLEQQPENKFYPLFNYFESWCQDENRHGDIFKALLRSQPHMWQGWKARFWSRFFLLSVFATHSLTVHERSKFYEMLGLDATAFDEEVVRQTNLTAARAFPVMLNVDHPDFFKRLDRCVERNVKLKAIAESHQPQPLKFLRKLPHIAGTAGDLLCLFMMKPIDTESLRGQVC encoded by the coding sequence ATGGTCAGTACCGTTTCTCCATCCCCCAGCGTTAAAACTGCGGTCGAAGAAAATCTACTCACCCCCCGGTTTTACACCACTGATTTTGACAAAGCAGCCCAAATGGATTTGTCAGCTGGCGAGGCCGACTTGCAAGCCATGGTGGCAGAAATGCGCGCGGACTATAACCGCTATCACTTTGTGCGTAATGAAGCCTTTGACCAGGCGTGGGATCACATTCAAGGAGAAGAGCGCCAGGCCTTTATCGATTATTTAGAGCGCTCTTGCGTATCGGAATTTTCGGGCTTTTTGCTGTTCAAAGAACTGTCGCGCAAGCTGAAAGGTCGGAATCCCCTGTTGGCAGAAATCTTTCACCTGATGGCGCGGGACGAGGCGCGGCACGCGGGCTTTATCAACAAGGCGATGGCTGATTTCAATATTTCCCTCGATCTGGCGAAGCTCACGAAGAATCGCACTTACACGTTCTTCCCCGTAGAGTGGGTCATCTATGCGGTCTACCTGTCAGAAAAAATCGGCTATTGGCGCTACATCCTCATCTTCCATCACTTAGAGCAGCAGCCCGAAAACAAGTTCTACCCCCTCTTCAACTACTTTGAGAGCTGGTGTCAGGACGAAAACCGCCACGGCGATATTTTTAAGGCACTGCTGCGATCGCAACCCCACATGTGGCAAGGCTGGAAAGCTCGGTTTTGGAGCCGCTTTTTCCTGCTGTCGGTCTTTGCCACACACTCGCTAACGGTGCATGAGCGCAGCAAATTTTACGAAATGCTCGGGCTGGACGCCACGGCCTTTGATGAGGAAGTCGTGCGACAGACTAATTTGACGGCAGCACGGGCCTTTCCGGTGATGCTGAATGTCGATCATCCGGACTTCTTTAAGCGGCTGGATCGCTGTGTGGAGCGCAATGTAAAGCTGAAGGCGATCGCGGAAAGTCACCAGCCTCAGCCCCTCAAGTTCCTTCGCAAGTTACCCCACATTGCTGGGACGGCGGGCGACCTATTATGCCTATTTATGATGAAACCGATTGATACGGAATCCCTGCGCGGCCAAGTTTGTTAA